One part of the Arabidopsis thaliana chromosome 1 sequence genome encodes these proteins:
- a CDS encoding Actin cross-linking protein (Actin cross-linking protein; FUNCTIONS IN: molecular_function unknown; INVOLVED IN: biological_process unknown; LOCATED IN: vacuole; EXPRESSED IN: 23 plant structures; EXPRESSED DURING: 13 growth stages; CONTAINS InterPro DOMAIN/s: Protein of unknown function DUF569 (InterPro:IPR007679), Actin cross-linking (InterPro:IPR008999); BEST Arabidopsis thaliana protein match is: Protein of unknown function (DUF569) (TAIR:AT1G69890.1); Has 362 Blast hits to 223 proteins in 29 species: Archae - 0; Bacteria - 2; Metazoa - 2; Fungi - 10; Plants - 341; Viruses - 0; Other Eukaryotes - 7 (source: NCBI BLink).): MELFTKGNNVKLRSHLDKFLVADDDQETIRQSRKGDARRAVWTVEPVVDKPNLIRLKSSHGTYLTASNKPLLLGMTGEKVTQTASFNKLMDWQTQWEPERDGFQVKLKSWCGKWMRANGGTPPWRNSVTHDEPHTSKTKNWLIWDVITIDGSDLENMSDGDESSVSSPVGSEFGSEPGSPVSARSTKSSISRFASLGLSTSPRWSSKPKSTASSFNQKETPVSVSAMEFFQKAKAIRMRNSHNKYLTADDDEETVTQNRNGSTKNARWTVEPVRDSFHVIRLKSCYGKYLTASNERFLLGATGKKVIQLKLSRVDSSVEWEPLREGSKIKLRTRSGNYLRGNGGLPPWRNSVTHDVPHLSATQDSISWDVDVVEILTDSEFKTESAKAPPPKTTSPPPHRRPTSSPLSAESPRTSSSLSDRSDSDSVESPPKSDGRTIYYHVADEEGHVEDETTVGYAFTFKGNSVAELTQTLREETCMEDAVVCTRSPLNGKLFPLRLQLPPNNGTLHVILLPSSASL; encoded by the exons atggagcTATTCACAAAAGGTAACAACGTTAAGTTACGTAGCCACCTAGATAAGTTTTTAGTCGCCGACGATGACCAAGAAACCATCCGTCAAAGCCGTAAAGGAGATGCACGGCGTGCCGTTTGGACGGTGGAGCCCGTCGTCGATAAACCTAATCTGATAAGGTTAAAGAGCAGCCACGGCACGTACTTAACGGCGAGCAACAAACCGTTATTGTTAGGTATGACCGGTGAGAAAGTGACTcaaacggcgtcgtttaaCAAGCTGATGGATTGGCAAACGCAGTGGGAACCGGAGCGAGATGGGTTTCAGGTGAAGCTAAAATCTTGGTGCGGTAAGTGGATGAGGGCTAACGGTGGAACGCCGCCGTGGAGAAACTCTGTTACTCACGATGAGCCTCATACGTCAAAGACAAAGAACTGGTTGATTTGGGATGTTATAACTATTGATGGTTCTGATCTTGAAAACATGTCTGATGGTGATGaaagctctgtttcttctccgGTCGGGTCTGAATTCGGATCAGAACCCGGGTCACCTGTTTCTGCCAGGTCTACGAAGAGTAGTATTAGCCGGTTTGCTTCTCTTGGTTTATCTACGTCTCCGAGATGGTCCTCAAAACCG AAGTCGACGGCGAGTAGCttcaaccaaaaagaaacaccaGTATCTGTCTCAGCAATGGAATTTTTCCAGAAAGCAAAAGCTATTCGAATGCGTAACAGTCACAACAAGTATCTAACAGCAGACGACGATGAAGAAACCGTAACTCAAAACCGTAACGGATCTACCAAAAACGCTCGATGGACCGTCGAACCGGTTCGTGATTCTTTCCATGTTATTCGTCTTAAAAGCTGTTACGGTAAGTACTTAACCGCTTCTAACGAGCGGTTCTTGCTCGGGGCTACGGGGAAGAAAGTGATTCAGTTGAAACTGAGTCGGGTTGATTCGTCTGTTGAGTGGGAACCGCTTAGAGAAGGGTCTAAGATTAAGCTTAGGACTAGATCTGGTAACTATTTACGAGGTAATGGTGGTCTTCCTCCTTGGAGAAACTCGGTCACACACGACGTTCCTCATTTGTCTGCTACTCAGGATTCGATTTCTTGggatgttgatgttgttgagaTCTTGACTGATTCCGAATTCAAGACGGAGTCTGCGAAAGCGCCGCCACCGAAGACGACGTCTCCACCGCCGCATCGGAGACCGACGAGTTCGCCGTTGTCGGCTGAGTCTCCAAGGACTTCGTCTTCTCTTTCAGACAGATCCGATTCAGAT TCGGTTGAGTCTCCGCCTAAATCTGATGGACGAACCATATATTACCATGTCGCTGACGAGGAAGGACACGTGGAAGATGAAACAACCGTTGGATATGCTTTCACGTTTAAAGGAAATAGCGTGGCGGAGCTGACTCAGACATTGCGAGAAGAAACGTGCATGGAAGACGCTGTGGTGTGTACTCGTAGTCCTTTAAACGGCAAGCTGTTTCCTCTTCGTTTGCAACTTCCTCCTAACAACGGAACATTGCATGTCATTTTACTACCCTCCAGCGCGAGCCTCTAG